Genomic DNA from Brienomyrus brachyistius isolate T26 chromosome 22, BBRACH_0.4, whole genome shotgun sequence:
TTGTCACACAGGAACAATGGAGGCCGTGTCAGCCCAAGGAGCAGAGGGACGAACGAGTCACCTACCCAAAAAGACGAGGACGGTGCCGACCCACTGCAGGCTGCTGATCTCATTGCCGAAGAGGATGACGGACCCAAGAATGGTAAAGAACTTGCgtgtggtggtgatgatggaGCAGGTGAGCGGACCAAAGAAGACCACCGTCATGAAGATGAAGGTCTGTAAGGGAAAAGTTCATCCACATCGTCAAAACACAACCATGAGGTGCCAGTGGGATCAGAGCATAATTcaggcttgtgggagttttccttAGGCAAAAAGAACCAGAGaaagagccaatcagattgcagaggaggtgggtccaagcaactagaggaggtggtggtccaacccacctcctctgcaatcttatTGGTTctttctctgaaccaatcattttcccttCCGCCCTCAGAACTTCTTTGTAaggaaaactcccatgagcccaaTTCAAATACAAGATACttgtcaaagttttttttttttttagttaaatGTATAGGGGGTTCCCATGTGAGTCTTGACCCACCTGGCCGAGGGCACTGGTGACACCAAAGAGCAGAATGTTGTAGTAGATGTTAGGGAAGCGCTCAGCAAAGCTGAGGAAATCCCAGATCTCCCCTGTCCACAGTACACCTATAGGAACACAAGACAAAGGTCAGGTGACCAATGAGGGAGGGGCTTATGCAACATCAATGCAGGGTGAACAGCCAGCCTCTAAGCATCTGGACCACAGTGACCAATCTTAGCTTTGAAGCCAAATATTAAAACCAGTATTAACATAAACAGAAGAAAGTCACTACAGCTACCCATAATCCCAAAGCCAAATAACTTTTCCACTTAGTAATAACTACATTGACTGTTAAAGTATGACTTATTAATGATACTTGGGCATAAAAGCAAATTTAAGAGTATGTTTAATACAGAACCGGGGGAAGTAATTTTATAATACACATTAATGGTTAGAGAAATAAATGTCAGCAGTTagttttacatttacagcagttAAAATCTACACACAGCATTATTAGTCGTGTGAAttatagtgcttcacaaaagatCCGTTTTGATGACAAACGGTCGGCAAGAGAACCAGCAAACTGGCGACTTTTCAACTGACTCTGTACAATTAATGCGGATAACTGCATTCAAACGTTTAATTATAAATGAAATGCGACGATAAAGGCAAACACGGACATATACTGATAGACCAGGAGTGAAGCGATTCGGCAGTCACTCCCAGGCGCATTTCCCAGCATCTCCGCCGCGTCAGTAATATGCTGCCTTCGCTGCACTGCAGGAGAGACGGGCTGATGCTGCCGTGCATCGCCGCGATTTTATTTAGACCGTGCCGTGTTACTTTATCCGTCAGCGATTAAAAGCAAAATGTGAGTCGCCGAAAATGGGAAATGTCAGCGCTGAATATATCATCCGGGACGCGCCCCGgcgcagaaacagcaggcaaaaaataaataagcgtTACACATACACGATGCTTATACCGAAATGAAAACTGCATTAAAATTCTAATGAGAGCGAGCCATTTAAAACATCCATTTAAAAAAAGCGAAGACCGGCATCTAAAGGCTAAACCCACTCAGATGCGAAAACGCCCCCTGGTGTCTGAAAGTATGAACAGCGGCAGGTTGTTAATGTCTAaaccaggggtgggcaatcttatccacaaatgGCCTTTAGGTCAgccgttcaaacccaggtgtgatggctcctcagccaatcagtcctctaattaggcaGTTTAAGTGAGAACCTGCATATAtaatggccctttctggataagactgccCACCGCTGGTCTAGAGTGAAACAGGaagatatatttaaaaaaaaaggggaggggggaagcACACTAGATGTGAACCTCATATCTTTAACTAGGTTGTATGTTGCTAAGGGAATATTTTTAACCACCACTAAAGCTGACACTTTAAACGAGTCAAAACTGAGTGAGGATGTCAGAAAGAAATGGCAGCCATTAAACATAAACGCACTGATTCCCAGCACGAGGATGGACCAGAGGTTGATGTGCAGCATCATGTGGTTGGGTCCAGTCTGGAAGCGATTACGCATGTGGTCCTGGGCCACCCCTGTCAGACCGTCCAGCATCAGGGAACAAACCTGGAACACaccggtgggggggtggtgttcaGTCACGCAGAATTTGTGGAGGTTTAAATTCCGAAACTCGAGCAAAACAGATATTCAGCGGAATAACATTGGCTGGTAAAGTTACAACAGGAAAATAGgaggaaaaacacaaacaaaaaggaaTGATAGCATGAGCCAGTTGTACCagcagcatttccccaaagccgAAGACGTGGTCGGTAGCACTGGCACCGCCCTTCTGGGGCTTGTAGAGAAAGAGCGCCACGCCGCTGACGATCAGCAGCACGCACAGGTACTTGGCCAGAGGGTACCTCTTCCTCAGTATGGTCACGCCCAGGATCATCACTGCACAGTTcggaggaggggaggggagtcaggttatgcatgcacacagagaagtgtgtgtgtgtgtgtatgtgggagtAATAAAATCAGTAGAGCGTTTACAGCTTCGCTCATGGAGACATAGCTAGAAGTAACGTCAGCCTGTACTGGTGTTTAGTGTTAAGAGGGATGGTGAACCACTTGGGGGAAGAGGTTTGCTTTGATGAAGGGCATCAAACAGTAGAGGTGGGAGAAGAGAGGCctaaacacccccctccccccacacacacacacacacacaggatcgCAAAGCCCTCCAGAGGGTGATCCGTGCTGCAGAGCGCTGCTGCAGGTCGGCCCTTCCATCTCTCCAGGACATTTACATCCAGAGATGTAGGAGCAGGGCCTTCAGGATCATGAAGGACACATCCCACCCCaactgggacattttttttccctatgaTACAGTAAAACTGGTTTGGCGAAACAAACTCCCTGTGCTATAACGTCCACGCAGAACAGAAGGCAAAAAGCAGCCTGATCTTACTGTAGTTCACTAGTGATGTAAGAATTTAATGTGCATAGCATGTGATGTTGGTGTTAATATCACACATCGTCCAGCCTCAATATACTACAGTCATTTTTCCCCACCTTGCATTGAGATATTCAGCGCCGTTACCAGTTTTTATGCCAGTGGTAAATCAACACCATTAAGACCCATACTGCTGGTACCTGGAGTGGCGGAAAAGCACCTCTAGATGGTGCAAGAGAGACAGAATGCTATCCTGCCACTTTGGCAACAGAAATGGCTTTTCAGTGCCAAtattttttgtgtgcgtgtgtgcacgtggggggggggggggggggttgaataaTGAAAAATTCTACTCTGTAAAACTTTCCATTTATTTGTAGATTCTGTACCAGTATTTTTGTCAGGTCAAGATTTGAGAAGaagcttaattaaaaaaaaaattgaattatAACTCAATTCTGATCCATAAGTAACTGGATTCTGTTGGGTTGGGGTCATGAGGGTGACAGGAGAAACCCCAGCGCACATGCTAATTGGGTGTGTGGGTGCATGTGCCCATGCTCTCATGGTCCCTACCTGGGATGGGCTTACAGGACTTCCCCAGCAcctgagggaggggggagagaaagatGGGAGTCAGGCCCCCATACAGAACGTCTATGGATATAACTGAAGGTAGGGAACTGATGACTGAAACCAGGCAAAAGCGAGGTGGGGAGAGAGGGGGCGGCACACAGATGCAGAGCAAAGCCGATTCAGGGAGACCCCAGGACAGCGATTAACTGAGCTCCTGGAGCACTGCGTTTACACAAATACACCATCGTTACTGACACAGTGATGCACTTGTGCGATATCTGGATAAAGCGTTCCCCCAAAAGTTCAGCAAAGGAGTGGTTGGGGgaggcaacacacacacacacacacacacacaaacaaacacaaaagttACTGAAGGGACACTGGAAGTAAATACCCCTTCAAACCTGCAACTGACTGCTAATCCAGttggttaaactgatttttaatcaAACCGTGAATCTAGGTGGAGTGGTTACCATGCCGACTCGAACTGCAAAACAGCAAATATCCAGGCGATTCACCAGACTCCAGTAATTCCAAGTAAATAATGAGACAATTAATAGCAGATTAGCCCAATTAAGCCAGCAGAATGGTCAGAAATGAAAGCTAACATACcgcaccccccacctccctccccGAGACGGTATGTGTGGCAGGTGCAGCAAGCAGACCTGGGTGGGATAGTTGACGTACAGCAGAGCGGAGTTACTGGACACCATGGCTCCCAGGTAGGAGAGAGAACACGCTCCATAGAGCCAGCTCTGGGTGTGGTCGGTTTTGGAGCCCTCGAAGAAATGGATcacttaaaaagaaaaagaaaaaaaggacaGAATACAATTCTGCTTCTGTCATTAAGGACCGAAGGGTCATTGTAATCCACAAAGCACTCAACACAGGACCTCGTTGTCGTGACATGAGAAATACAGGCATTAAACAGGAAAAAGATGGTGAAAATTTTCAAaggagcacaaaaaaaaaatttttaagtTGGAAGAcaatgcaaaaaaatacctacaaCAGATAAGGGTGGGCCAGTGCCAAGACGCACGAAGTATGCGCGAGAAAGATGCAAAATAGTATTGATGCACTGAGAGTAAAACCCAACGGATGTCATGTGACTGCAAACAGAACGGACCATGAGGTAAAAGAAGAGAGATGCTGCCTTCGCTGCAGGAAACACACACCcataataattatagtaggGAGTGTGTGGGAAGCCAAAGACTGCAATTAAACGGATCAGCGTTCCTGTAACCAAGGCCGTTGCCATGGAATCAACATTGTGGGGGACCAATGctgtatttataaaatattggggggggggaagacagTGTGAGCACATCTGAATACTTGGTGGGACATGTCCCCCCAATATATTACTATGGCCTTGCCTGTAAGCATAGGGTCTGTAACCTGTTTTTTAAGTTAGAATGTTTAGCTTCTCAAGGGCAACAGGCAAAAATGAACTGCCTCTTAAACAATCACACTGACCCAAAAGAACATGCCGTATTCAGAGAGATCAGGTCCGACTTGCATTCCTCCTTGTGGAAGGAGCAGTTTACTTACAGATCTGGGCAAAGACAGCATTGATTATGCACTGGATGAAGACCAAGGTGGTGGCGAATCTGAACTTCTCCTTGTTGTTCCCATAGCTGTAGTCGCCCCTAGTACTGGACAGATCAATGACCAGGGTGAGAGACTGAGAGATTGCGATCGAACAAAAGGGGAAAATATCGATGTCATGAGCCCGTATTCGTTAAAACGACCAGTTAAGAACAAATGCACCATTTCGCGTTGTTCACAGTGGATCCTTAGGGATCTCAGTAAATAAACTTTAAAATGTAGGGCTATTACCCAAAACAGCCCCCGTTATGTCAGCACCGAGTGATCAAACTCGGCTCTGACCGAAGCACCGTCACCAAACCATGCACCATAAACTCGCTAATCTTGCAAATCCTCTATTACTTTAATACAAACTTCCCACTCACGTCATTTTAAAGACTAGCCACATAAAGGACAGAGGTAAGCTACGGTGATCCATTCGGCGGACTCACTGACACTTTATCCCGCCACCGTTTCCTACACTGACACTGCATTATCACTATGCTGCACTGAACGGGGGTGAACGGATGACTTACATGGTCTCCTGCAGTATCCCGTAATAGAAATAACAAACGAAGACTCCTAGGAAGCAAACGGCGAGCCGAACTCGCTCGTTCTGGAGCAGCGACGCCTTGCCGCTTCCTTTGCCCGCAGCCATGCCGTCCTCCAGCAACCCGTCTATGGACACCGAACCAGTCCCACTGCCCGCGCACCTCAGTCCCCCGTCCCGCTCCACTCTCACCACTGACGCGATCCCGGAAATGGTGGCACCGTTACCCCACACGGGGTTTCAAATAAGGTCCACTTGAAGGTCCCCGTTGCTAAAATATAAGCACCGTACTAACTGGTCCCACGCACAGATATGTAAATGTCAGTGTATTCGAATGAAGCGGGGTGTATATATAGTTGATAAGTTGCTGTGATTCACACCCACGCCTCGATCCTCGTTTTAATATACTCGAAATTACGTAACCCTGGTATTCCAGGTGTACGGCTCTTCCCCTTTCCCCCTTGGGTCACTATTTTTCTCTTTACTGTTCCCCAGGCTCTAGCTTTCTTCCCGGGGAACGGACGTGTTTTCATGCAGCGTAAAGCGACGTCACCGTTTAAGCAGTCAGGACCCACTTCCAAAGCATCCCTTTACGTTTGCCTGCATTGAGTAGTTTAATTAATGATTCGGATGCAGCGCACATTGTATACCTATTTTAATACCTATCGCCGTATTGACAAGCTACTGCCGAGCGCCCAACTTGAATCCAAGCGTTCACATTTTATAAGCTTAATCTACACATCGCAGAAGAGATTGTTCTGAATGCTTGATTTCCCAGACCCAAAACATCTGTGTCGAAAGCAAGTATTTTGGCAACCAGTTTTATTTTTACACCATTAACGGGATACCACTATTTAAAGCATGTTTTCCAAGGACTGTGATTTTAGTTCTGGCATTGTACATGGTCACCTCGACAAGCTGAAGGTCCTCAGAGCAAATAGTCGCTGAATTTTTCGTTGGAGGATGTGGATGTTGCTCATTGGTCTAAATAAGGTAACTTGGGGCCGTATTAAAGGTTGGGTTTAGGCAATGGGCGTGGCATTAGGTGTTAGCACACCCCCTAGTCAAAACACCTGCCGGCTCTGTACATTGGTAATGCAGTCTTAGACAAAATATAGCCAATgaaatacagaaacacacagggGAAAAAAAGGGAAAGTGATGGCAGTATAATTTAATGCAAGTAAATTAATCCGCCCGTAaacaaaatatctgtatagggCATATGACATTAGTTCTCAGTGAACTCGAGCTGTGTTACGTTCATTTCCCTATCAATCATTCTTAAGAAAACCTAGAAAAATCATGTTCAATACAATTCtgtattcgttttttttttttaacacttaAAGCTATCGTTCAACATTAGAACCAGCGGCGCTCTCATCCACTGTATAACctaccaaaacaaacaaaaaacagcaTTCAGCATCCCATAATGGAAGAAAGCAAACGTAAGTCAGTTTCTGTGTGTTAAGCTGGGGGGCTGGTTGAACAGGGTAAAGAAGGTATTGTTGcccatgttaaataagaaacaaacaaaaacactacAAGCTTTGTGACATTTAAAAGTGTTTGGACTGGtcatgtcactttatcaaatgaCATGACATTCAGTCAAAGTTTAACCTCTAGATTATGACAAATTCCATCTTCAGTCAAGTCAGCTACTGATCAAATGTGATTAGGCAATATACATCCAACTAAGCAGAAAGGCACCTGCTACGTAAAATATTTTGCCCAACCATCacatgtttaaaactgtgacctGTGAACCATCAGAAGTTCAACACAGGAAAGGTCTTTatcatctaaaaaaaaaatccactagCAGGCCAACCAGCAAACACACTGACTAGGGACCAGCAGTGAGGGGGGTCAGGAAGCCTGAGGAAATCCAACATCTCATCCACATGCCTTCAGGCATGAGTTTCTTCTTAAGGACACGTTCAGTGCTACGTGGGAGCCTGTAAGTGCACTACAAGGATGCAGCTAGGAATGTTCTCCATCCTTCCCTACTGCACGTATTCATTTATATAGTAGTGTAAGGCAACTGGGTTTTACAGGCAAGAAATATTCCCACTTTACAGGCAGCTCTACAGGGGATAGATGTGAGTAACCAGCCAggaacagataaatgaaaaatccagGAAGTGAAAATCCTCCACTATAAACAAAGCACACATTTTCAAAAAACAAGGGACAGAAGGAGAACTCCCTCGTTTCTCGCCAAGCCACCAATTAAGACATGGGCATCAGACATGGGACACATTCTCTGCTGTTGATTGGATAGGATGTGATACCGTGGGCTGCACTCAGAAGGCATGGCGGGCTGCTTCAGAACCTGGCACAGCAACAGCTATGTTGTAACTGAGTCTTGTTACTTTTTTCCGTGATCTGCAGGAGCTGATCGCAAGCTGACCTTTCAGCCTTCCAGGCATTGCGCTGTGGTGACCCAATGCTGCTGGCCTCTTGCTGGCTGCATTCCCACGAACACATTCATTGGATACTcccgccggggggggggggggggcgggagctCCTCCTGGTCACACGGCAGTGGTGCAAGCAGggtcggggaaggtgcccacgCTTCCGCCCACCCCGGGGTCGGCTGGGGCCCGGCTCGCGACGGGGGATACGGACAGGCCGCGGAACAGGAGGTCCACAGAGGGCAGCAGGGGCTTCAGGAGGCTGACGGGGCAAAATGCCGAGCCCCTATGGGGCGTGAAGTTCACCTTGTTGGGGTCGGGACACGAGTGGAGGAACAGCTGGGCGACAGCGGGAGAACTGGGTGGGAAGCAAGTGGAGGAGAAAACGACTCAGCAGGAGAACCAGAGGTGTGCAATCCCAAAGACTGCAGATGGGCAGAAAAGCCTCCCAGAAAGACCCCATCTAGCTGGGCTTAGAAATCCTCCCCCAATACCCCATTTCAGGAGGATGACAggcaaccctaatcctaatcctaaccctaaccccaaatcACAAGGTTAAAGGGCACATTTCCACTGCACAAGACACCATACTCTtggtactttcccttttccattgacttccggtcGGGTGCCAGTACCTAAACTACCAAACCAGCTGGTTTATTTTGGTACTTCTGAATACTGGGGTGGAATTTGCAGAAGTCCCCCTAACTGACCACACTCTCAAATCCTCCAGAAACTGAGATGCGTAAGCGAACGAGTCGGGCTTCTTTTGGGCACAGGCCTTGTGTACATCAGCGTGTGCTTTAGCTCTGCCGACTTACACAGCTAAGGGAGACTGAAAACCGCATCAAATTATAAAACCTGGAAATTCTGGAAAATTACCCCACAAATGGAGCACAGGAAGTCTAACTCTGCTtttctgacataatgtcttCCTGGGAGGACTTTCTGTCCCTGACCGTCATCCTCCACCCTGTTGATTACAATACTGATGCGCATGCAGATGTTGAGagtaccactagggggcagcctTATGCAACACTGATACCATTCTGCAGCACTTGGCCTCCAAGCCGGGAATACAAATCTCAGTGTGCTTTGTGCAGCCAGTTATCATGCCCAGACATGTGTGACTCCCAGCACGGACTGACTTACGGGGACTCCTCGCAGACCCTCACTCTCTCACAGCCCTCGGGTGGCTCCCTCTGGAACGCATAGGTCTTTCTGGGATGAAGGGAGGGGGGCGAGCCCGTGCCCACCGGGGGTGGCGAAGGTGATGGGCACAaggctgccgggggggggggggggtgggagaaaAGGCACATCTTACGGTCAAAAGGTCAGCTTGGGGGTCGGGAGGAGAAACGGTGACCGAGTAACTCACGGGTATCTCccagggggcggggggagggagaggggtcGCTCTGAGACCCACTGCTGCATCTCTGCATGGGCATGGGTGCCCTGTGTCCGTCGGGGACGTCAGGAACCTACCGGAGAAGCACCCAGGTGTCATGCGCCACACAGGAGGGATGTGAAATTAGGGACTAAAGACATCCCACAAAGTTCACCACGTCTCAGTATTCGGCTGATTCACGATCCGGGCCGATGTCgcagcagggggtggggggagggtcacATGACACGGGCACATATCCGAAACCCACTGACGGGAAGGCAGCTGGTGGGTGTAAAACCTACAGAGCGCTGATCTTCGGGCTCCTCTGACACAAAGACCCCCTCCAGCTCCAGGTTGAGACCCTCAACGCTGTGGCGGAGGCGGGGGGTGATCCGGCTGAGGGGTAGGTGCGGGGAAATCTGCAGGAGAGTCGCCGGTCAGGCACCGAGACTGTGGAGCTACTACACAGATTAACTGGTTTTAATTACTGGTGTGTTTGCCCAAACTGGCTGTGCTCAGGAGTTGTTCAgaaccaaaccccccccccccaaatcataCAATCTGTCCCTTGCTCATAAAGTCAGCCAaagaagcccctccccccaaaaaaaagagaaataccTGTGTGGCCCCTAGAACAGGGCCCCTGGCAGAGTGCAGCTGGTGGTGATCCCTATCTGAACCCCCCCTGGATGAACGCTTGGACCGCTTCTGCAGCTGGTGCTTGAAGTTTGAGATCTGTAATGGAGGGGGAGGACAGCATCAGTCGCCTCCTCTTAGGGTGGGGTTAAGGAGTGTTACAACAGCACCTCCCTGTGGCAGAGCAGGTGCTTACCTCCCTGAGGTGCTCTGCACTGCCCCATGACGCAGAGCGCTTGTGTCCCCCACCTCCTCTCCGGCCCGGACATTCCTCCGACCAGGAGCTGGGCGTCTGCAATGGGaagaccagccaatcagaaagctTGCCGTGACACCACAAgatccagccaatcacaggaagCTACCTCACAAgatccagccaatcacaggcagcTCACAGGCACTGAAAATGTTCCGAAACTAATCCTGTGGTGGCATCTGATATAAAGGGACATGGTGAGGTAATGAGTTGCTTCAAGACATACGAAATATTTCCATAAAGAACGCTGACACCAACAAGAGCTTCTACACACTGGAGCTCCACTGCAAACTAGTGACTGTAGATCATAGTCCTAAATGAAGGAAAAAAGGAGAAAAGCATGTTGGCCTGAGAGAGAAGACCCCCCCAGGTGGTCAGCCTCAGTCCAGATGGGCGTCCCTGCGACCGCATTATACATCTGAAGAAGTTCTGTTATGCAAACGATCCACCTGTTGTTCAGCATGGCTTCCAGTCTCCAACGGAAACTGACGCCGATGAACCGAGTGATGCTTCCcggcaggcgggggggggggggggggggggggggcgttagcAGGGCGGCGGCCATCACCGAATTGAGATGGGCATGCGGTCATGGAAACAACATCTCCTCGCACCCTAGACTCATCTTCACTGCCTGAAGGATCTACGCCTGCACAGCCCTCAAACGGCTTGTATTCACTCCCCGCTGCCCCACCCCCGTCAGTACAGACGTAGTTGCTGTGATTTCAGACACCACCCTTTGAAATACCCCACAAACTCACCTCCATCCACAGTTCTCTCCCCAGTCACAAACCAGCACCCCTGAAAAACTCACTGGCTGTATCGTCCCTGAGCAGCGCCGTTGAAGACAGATCAGCACTGGAATTGGGCGGGGGAGAGCAAACAGCCCAACCACCTTCTCAACCCAGAGGGTGCGTTTCTAGGACACGTGGTTCACACCCGAGCCACACAGACTGTCCGTGCCTGTGgcgaccagcccatcacaggacaggcGCTATAAAAAGACCCACTGCACTACAGCACAAGGGTGGAAAGTTCTGGATGACAGCTCCTAATGTTTCAGAGTCCGATACGAGCCTTAGCAGACtcgaggggaggggggagcggGGGGTGTGTTACACACAGTTGATGTAGGTCAGTACAATGAATGGAATGGAATAAACAGCGACACCTAGTGGCCGCCATGCATAGGGGGTTGCG
This window encodes:
- the fam117aa gene encoding protein FAM117A, whose translation is MSCRTGMVRGGSSALQPLRATVHFQLRNGTQLRIRDAGPAEKTKSRPPKPSIRRTLSLDALVMPYLQGHWPKEPDCTSSCANDKATQTPSSWSEECPGRRGGGGHKRSASWGSAEHLREISNFKHQLQKRSKRSSRGGSDRDHHQLHSARGPVLGATQISPHLPLSRITPRLRHSVEGLNLELEGVFVSEEPEDQRSVPDVPDGHRAPMPMQRCSSGSQSDPSPSPRPLGDTPLCPSPSPPPVGTGSPPSLHPRKTYAFQREPPEGCERVRVCEESPSPAVAQLFLHSCPDPNKVNFTPHRGSAFCPVSLLKPLLPSVDLLFRGLSVSPVASRAPADPGVGGSVGTFPDPACTTAV
- the slc35b1 gene encoding solute carrier family 35 member B1, coding for MAAGKGSGKASLLQNERVRLAVCFLGVFVCYFYYGILQETITRGDYSYGNNKEKFRFATTLVFIQCIINAVFAQILIHFFEGSKTDHTQSWLYGACSLSYLGAMVSSNSALLYVNYPTQVLGKSCKPIPVMILGVTILRKRYPLAKYLCVLLIVSGVALFLYKPQKGGASATDHVFGFGEMLLVCSLMLDGLTGVAQDHMRNRFQTGPNHMMLHINLWSILVLGISVLWTGEIWDFLSFAERFPNIYYNILLFGVTSALGQTFIFMTVVFFGPLTCSIITTTRKFFTILGSVILFGNEISSLQWVGTVLVFLGLGLDAKFGKGPKKTPH